The sequence below is a genomic window from Gemmatimonadales bacterium.
CATCGCCGCCGATCAGGCGTACTACGATCATCTGAAGCTCACGCCCAACTGGCGCACGTTGGGCGAGTACTTTGCCCGGCTCGAGCGGCAGGGCATGGGGATCAACCTGGCGAGCTACATCGGGGCCACCCAGGTGCGCCGGGTGGTGCTGGGTGACGGCGACCGTACGCCCACCGCCGAGGAGCTGGAGCGGATGAAGGCGCTGGTACGGGACGGGATGCGGGACGGTGCCGTAGGCGTCTCCACCGCGTTGCAGTATCCGCCCGCGCCGTACGCCAAGACGGAGGAGCTGATCGCGCTCGCGGCGGAGGCCTCGAAGCTGGGGGGCATGTACGCCACCCACATGCGGTCGGAGGAGAACGAGATCGGGCCGGCGCTGGACGAGGCGATCCGGATCGGGCGGGAAGCCGATATCCCGGTCGAGATCTGGCATCTCAAGGTGGCCGGCCGGCGGAATTGGGGACGCATGCCGGAGGCGGTGGCCAAGATCGACTCCGCCCGGCGCGCGGGCGTGGACATCGCCGCCGACACCTACGCCTATCCGGCGTGGTTCAACTCCATGTCGGCGTTCGTGCCGCCCTGGGCCCACGACGGTGGCGACGCGCGGATGATCGAGCGGCTGCGTGACCCGGCGCTTCGGCGCCGGATCCATCGGGAGATGCTCGCGCCCGGCAAGGGGTGGGACAACGAATGGCAGGAGATTCCGGGTGCGGAGGCGGTGTTGATCGGCGCGGTGCAGAACCCGGCGCTGGTCTCCTATCAGGGGAAGACCCTGGCGCAGGTGGCCAGCCTGAGGAAGACCGATCCGATCGAGACGATCTTCGATCTCCTGATCGAGGACAAGGCATATACCAGCGTCGCAGTCTTCGGCATGTCGGAGCCGGACATCGTGCTGGCCCTACGCCAGCCCTGGGTCTCGATCAACAACGACTCGCAGGGCACCGCGCCGGACGGCATCCTGGGGCAGGAGCACCCGCACCCGCGGGCCTATGGGACCTTCCCCAGGATTCTGCGGAAATACGTCCGGGAAGAGCACCGGCTGACGCTGGAGGACGCGATCCGGAAGTTCACTTCGCTGCCGGCGCAACGCATGCGCCTGGGTGATCGGGGCGTGCTCAAGACCGGCATGTGGGCCGACGTGGTGGTGTTCGATCCCGCCAAGGTCCGCGATCTCGCCACTTTTGCGCGGCCCAACCAGCTCTCTGAGGGCATGGATTGGGTCCTGGTGAATGGCGTGCCGGTGATAGCGGACGCGAAGCCAACGGATGCGCTGCCCGGACGGGTGATACGGGGGGCGGGGTACCGGAAGGAGTGAGGGGGTGGTGTGACGATATGGGGTCGCCGACAGGGTAACCCCCTAGCCCCGCGCGCGGCGGACCCGATACTTTCTCCTATGCCCGTCAACGTCACCTCTGAAATCGGTCAGCTCCAGACGGTCCTGGTGCACACGCCCGGCCGGGAGCTGGAGGCGGTGACGCCGGGGAACCGCGAAGATTACCTGTACGACGACATCATCGACCTGGAGATCGCCCAGCGGGAGCACCGCCAGTTCGTCTCGGTGCTGCGCCGCTTCGCGCGGGTGTTCCAGGTGCGGGACCTGCTGGCCGAGATCCTGGCGGAGCCCGAGGCGCGGGATTTCCTGATCAGCAAGACGATGGATGTGTTTCCCTCGGACGAGCTGGCCCAGCGGCTGGGCATCCTGCCGCCGGCGCAAATCGTCGAGATGCTGATCGAAGGCACCCGGGAGGAAGTCGGTCCCTTCGCCCGAGCGCTCAACGAGGAGGGGTTCGCCTTTCCTCCACTGCCCAACCTCTTCTTCCCCCGCGACATCGGCATGGTGCTCGGCCGGCACGCCGTGGTCGGCTCGATGCGTCACGGGGTGCGCTGGACCGAAGAGCTGCTGATCAAGGCCCTCTTCCGCTTCCACCCCGAGCTGGCCAACGCCGGTCTGCTGTACGACGGGTCCGAGGAGCGTCGCAGCAACTACACCTTGGAGGGCGGAGACGTCCACTACCTGCGTCCCGACCTCCTGGTACTCGGCTTCAGTGAGCGCACCTCCCCGGCGGCGCTCGACGAACTGTGCGAGGCCGTGTTCGGCCAGGGTGAAGTCACCGACATCGTCGTCGTGGTCATGCCCCGGGCCCCGACCGCGATCCACCTGGACATGGTCTTCACCCACGTCGACCGGGAGCTCTGCGTAGTGTCGCCGCCCTTCTTCGTCGGCCCGGAGCGGCGGGCGGTGCTGCACCGGAGGAAGGGACAGGAAGGGGTGCGGGAGATGCCCGACTTCTTCACCGCTCTGCGCGAGGTGGCGCTGCCGCTCGAGCCGGTGTTCGCGGGCGGAGAGCACCGGATCAGCCAGGAGCGGGAGCAGTGGAGCTCCGCCTGCAACTTCCTGGCAGTACGTCCCGGCACCGTCGTGAGCTACCGCCGAAACGACGCCACCCTCTGCGAGCTGCAGAAGGCCGGCTTCCGAGTGGTGCCCGCGGTCAATTTCCTCGCCTTTGACGACTGGACCGACGCCAAGCACCGCACCGCCATCACCATCGAGGGCACCGAGCTGGCCCGGGGTGGTGGTGGGCCCCGCTGCATGTCCCTCCCACTCGCGCGCGGGGCGGTGTGACGGGCCTCTCGGTTCACCCGGAGAGCACGCTGGTCGAGCGGGTGCTGCTGGTGCTGCGGGAAGGGCCCAGAGCGGCGGCCACGCTCTGTCATCGGGTGCTGGGTCTCGCCGGAGCCCAGGAGGCCGTCTGCGACCGCATCGCGGTCGCGCTGCTGGGGGCGGATCCACGGGTGCGCCAGCTCGCGGATGGCCGATGGAGTCTGCTACCCGAGGCGCAGGGCTCCCCGACGCTCGACGACTGCGCCTTTGCCGTCGTGGACGTCGAGACCACCGGGATGCGGTCCCGCGCGAGCGACCGGATCACCGAGATCGCGGTGGTCGTGGTCCAGGGGAACCGGCGGGAGGTGGTGTTCGATTCGCTGGTGAACCCCGGCCGGCCGATTCCTCCGGCCATCTGCGCCATCACCAACATCAGCAACGAGATGGTCCGCGACGCCCCGGACTTCGCCCAGGTGGCCGACCAGGTGCTCGCGGCGCTCGCCGGCCGCATCTTCGTGGCCCACAACGCCACCTTCGACTGGGGCTTCGTGAGCGCCGAAGTGCGCCGGTCCCGCGATCTCGCGCTGGACGGCCCCCGGCTCTGCACGGTCCGGCTCGCGCGGCGCCTCCTCAGGGGCATGGTGCGCTCCTGCGGCCTGGACAGCCTCACCCACTACTTCGGGCTGGAGAACGAGGCGCGCCACCGCGCCGCGGGCGACGCCCTGGTCACCGCCGAGGTGTTGGCCCGGCTGCTTCGTCTCGCCCGGGAGGAGGGGGTGCGTACGCTGCAGGACCTGGAGGGCGTGCAGGCGCGGCGGATGGGCCGCCGCCGGGCGACGCAAGCGGCCCCGTCACTTCCCCTATTCTGAATGTCGCCGAGCAGAGGCAACGGGCGCTGATGCGGGCGGCCCTGGCTCTCGCGCTGATGGCGCTTGGCTCCGGATCACTCCGGGCACAGAGCCAGCTCCCCGAGGCGGCGATCGAGGATAACTCATTTCTGATCGAGGAGGCGTATAACCAGGAGGCCGGCGTCGTCCAGCACATCAGCAGCGTGACCCTCACCGGCCCCGGGCGGCGGGATGTGGTGGCGGGCTTCACCCAGGAATGGCCGTTCCGCGGACAGCGGCATCAGCTGAGCTACACCATACCCTTCCAGATCCAGCAGGGTGACGCGCCGGATGGGTTCGGCGATCTCCTGCTGAACTACCGGCTCCAGCTTCGGAGCAGCGAACGGGTGGCGGTCGCTCCCCGGCTCTCCCTGATTCTGCCCACCGGAAGCGAAGCCAAGGGATTGGGCGCCGGCACCCTCGGCGGGCAGTTCAACCTTCCGGTGAGCCTGCGGGTCGGCCCCTCGCTGGCGGCGCATCTGAACGCGGGAATGCAGCTTCTCGCCCGGGTGCGGGACGAGGCGGCCGCCGCGCCGACCGACCGCACAGTGACCAGCTACAGCGTCGGTGGCAGCGTCATCGGCCCGGTCACCCGGCCGGTCAACCTGATGCTTGAGTTCGTGCAGGCGTGGTCCGGCACGATCGCCCCCGCCGGGGGCGTCACCCATGAGGCGAGCTCCACGCTGAGTCCCGGCATCCGCTTCGCCCTCAACTTCGGCGGGACCCAGATCGTGCCTGGCGTGGGGATTCCGATCGTGTTCGCGGACGGCGGGCACACCACCGACCTGCTGCTCTACTTCTCGGTCGAGCACTCCTTCCGCCATGGCCAGCAGACCGGGCCGGATTAGATTCTCCGCCCATGAGCCTCGCGCAGACCTTTCAGATCGGCGCTCTCCGCTGCCACACCCTGGAGGGCGGCCTCCAGCGGCTGGACGGTGGGGCGATGTTCGGCGTGGTGCCGCGCACCCTCTGGATGACACGGGTCCCGCCGGACGAGCGGAACCGGATCCCCCTGGCCCTACGCTGCCTGCTGGTGGAGCACGCCGACGGTCTGGTGCTGATCGACACCGGCCTCGGGAACAAGGAGCCGGCGAAGTTCCTGGACGTTTACGGCGTCGAGAATCAAGGTCTGGAGGGCGCCACCCAGCTGGAAGACGCCCTCGCCTCGGTAGGATTCCTCCCCTCCGACGTCCGCTGGGTGATCAATACCCACCTGCACTTCGATCACGCCGGCGGGAACACCACCATGGATCCT
It includes:
- a CDS encoding 3'-5' exonuclease, which codes for MTGLSVHPESTLVERVLLVLREGPRAAATLCHRVLGLAGAQEAVCDRIAVALLGADPRVRQLADGRWSLLPEAQGSPTLDDCAFAVVDVETTGMRSRASDRITEIAVVVVQGNRREVVFDSLVNPGRPIPPAICAITNISNEMVRDAPDFAQVADQVLAALAGRIFVAHNATFDWGFVSAEVRRSRDLALDGPRLCTVRLARRLLRGMVRSCGLDSLTHYFGLENEARHRAAGDALVTAEVLARLLRLAREEGVRTLQDLEGVQARRMGRRRATQAAPSLPLF
- a CDS encoding D-aminoacylase, which encodes MRSLAIGLALLCAPGLLTGQQQSYDVLIRHGRIIDGTGSPWYAGDVGIRDGKIAVIGRLHDATAKQIIDAAGRVVAPGFIDMLGQSELTILVNPHLPSKIFQGITTEITGEGGSAGPLSDSVIAADQAYYDHLKLTPNWRTLGEYFARLERQGMGINLASYIGATQVRRVVLGDGDRTPTAEELERMKALVRDGMRDGAVGVSTALQYPPAPYAKTEELIALAAEASKLGGMYATHMRSEENEIGPALDEAIRIGREADIPVEIWHLKVAGRRNWGRMPEAVAKIDSARRAGVDIAADTYAYPAWFNSMSAFVPPWAHDGGDARMIERLRDPALRRRIHREMLAPGKGWDNEWQEIPGAEAVLIGAVQNPALVSYQGKTLAQVASLRKTDPIETIFDLLIEDKAYTSVAVFGMSEPDIVLALRQPWVSINNDSQGTAPDGILGQEHPHPRAYGTFPRILRKYVREEHRLTLEDAIRKFTSLPAQRMRLGDRGVLKTGMWADVVVFDPAKVRDLATFARPNQLSEGMDWVLVNGVPVIADAKPTDALPGRVIRGAGYRKE
- a CDS encoding arginine deiminase family protein codes for the protein MPVNVTSEIGQLQTVLVHTPGRELEAVTPGNREDYLYDDIIDLEIAQREHRQFVSVLRRFARVFQVRDLLAEILAEPEARDFLISKTMDVFPSDELAQRLGILPPAQIVEMLIEGTREEVGPFARALNEEGFAFPPLPNLFFPRDIGMVLGRHAVVGSMRHGVRWTEELLIKALFRFHPELANAGLLYDGSEERRSNYTLEGGDVHYLRPDLLVLGFSERTSPAALDELCEAVFGQGEVTDIVVVVMPRAPTAIHLDMVFTHVDRELCVVSPPFFVGPERRAVLHRRKGQEGVREMPDFFTALREVALPLEPVFAGGEHRISQEREQWSSACNFLAVRPGTVVSYRRNDATLCELQKAGFRVVPAVNFLAFDDWTDAKHRTAITIEGTELARGGGGPRCMSLPLARGAV